TTAACATGCTGATTAATTGTCAGGGTCTTTAAAAATGGGTAGGAGAGGGGGCAagtacagttaacccttgaacaacataagGGACCCTGACCCTCTcagcagttgaaaatccacatataatttgtataatttataatcagtcctctgtatctgtgggtccACATCGTGGATTTAACCAACCCCGATCGTGTagcactgtagtatttactattgaaaaaaatccacatataagtggacccttgcagttcaaactcatgctgttcaagagtcaactgtacaaTGAAGTGGAGTCTTGCACTAAGACTTGATTTgttggaaagggaggaagggctTGAGGTGCATGGGAGCAGTGACCCCGAGTTCCCGTCTGCTAATAAGGAGGCTTTTCCACTTCCTCCGCAGGCCAGCTGGGAGCAGGAGCTGAGATCATGCCTCCATCCTGTCCTCCCCAGTTCTCCAGGGCTGTGGCAGAGGGAGACAGACTCCTCCCAGGGGGTACTTCCTGCACCAGGGTGTTGCCTTGGGCCCTGAGAATTTGGTTCTCCCCCCTACAGATTTCTGCATGAATCCTCAGACAGTCCTGCTCCTGCGGGTCATTGCCGCCTTCTGCTTCTTGGGCATCCTGTGTAGCCTCTCTGCATTCCTTCTGGATGTCTTTGGGCCCAAGCATCCAGCCCTGAAGATCACCCGTCGCTATGCCTTCGCCCACATCCTCACAGGTAAGCCGGGGCCTATTCACAATGGGGAAGGAACTGCCACGGGGTAGGGGCGTCCTGTCTGGATTGTGTATGGGCAGACACCATTCTCATTGCTCATTTCAGCTCTAGTCTTCCACAGAGCACTGGGGTGTGACAGCTTGTTTCTGTCATTTGCATGTATAATAATCCCTGCTGCCAGGACCACTAACCCCCTCGGCCCAGCTGTAGGCAGGGATTATTAGCTTCTACAAGAACTCTCATAGCTCTCTAAGAATGGGATTCAAAGCTCAGCCGGGCTCCTGGGGCTGGAAGGCCCAAAGGAGGAACCAGCGTGTCTTGCTGTGTCTTTCTGactctcctcccacttcctgctTCCCTGCAGACCGGGCTTCTCTCCTCCCTTGTGATGGGGCTGGTGTGTTGATTTGACTCGTGGTGGTAGTGACGCCAGCTCCAAACTACATGTCCTTGTCTATTCCTTTCAGGCACCCAAACACTCTTAGCAGCCCTAATATCCCAATTCCAAATTCTTAAGATAGGGAGAATCTGACTGGCCCAGGTGGGGTCAGGCCTCTGTCCCAAGCCCCGGCCAAGAGAGCTCCCCCTTGCAGGGTCTGGGCCCTGGCATGTTCTCTGAGGATGGGGTTTGGATAGAGAGGCTGCAGTTGGTTCTTCCAGGATCCTGGCTGTGGGGTGCCTACTAACCCCCTTTATCTgctgtccctctgtcccccagTCCTGCAGTGCGCCACCGTCATCGGCTTTTCCTACTGGGCTTCTGAACTCATCCTGGCCCAGCAGCAGCAACATAAGAAGTACCACGGTTCCCAGGTTTATGTCACCTTTGCTGTTAGCTTCTACCTGGTGGCAGGCGCTGGTGGGGCCTCAATCCTGGCCACAGCGGCCAACCTCCTGCGCCACTACCCCacggaggaagaggagcaggcgCTGGAGCTGCTCTCGGAGATGGAGGAGAATGAGCCCTACCCAGCGGAGTATGAGGTCATCAACCAGTTCCAGCCGCCCCCGGCCTACACACCCTAATGCCCGCCGTGGGCTCCCTCCTCAGcagccctccccactctgccGCGCCTCTCACACCTAGAGGCGCTCCATTCTGGTAGGATCCTGACCATCTTCACAAACCTTCCTCGGGAGAGACTCTGCCTGTAGGGTTGTTCCTGGATCCCTGCTCTTGAAACCGGGGGTTCACTGATTTTATATAATGCACCGTTTCCCCTCCTGCCaccttcctctcccatccccagtCATCACCAACCAGGGGCGGTCATACATGTGTTCTTCCTTCGTGGGCCCTATCTCTGGGACTGGGATTTTTCCCTTGGGGAGCTGCTGACAGTGGACAGTCCCCGATAGAAGCAGTGTCCACAGGGTCCCCGAGAGAGGGGACCAGGCCCTGCAGGCTCTCTCCCTACCTGTCAGCGTTCGTTCCACCGCTGTAGCTCTGGGctgagccccagccccgccccgttTCTGAGTGCCCCGCGCTGGGCCGCCCACTCTGTGGAGTCTCTGCACTTTAGTCTTTGGACTGCCCACCACGTGTGTTCTGGTTTTGCAGGGAGGAGGCGTTGCTGCTGGAAAGCAGAGCACGTGCTCTCCCTGCCCCGTCCCTGCCTGGTGGCCGGAGCCCCGCGGGAGAGCAGCACCCGATGTGGGCCTGCGGCCTCCTGGTACCCGGACAGGATTAGAGTGAAGGGGGCCGAATCCCCCGAGCCCcttcaccttttaaaatgtgagtggttttaaaagggaaaaacaaaaccgAGCAACAGTACCAATGCTCTCTTTTTAAACTAGCAACCAGACTGTCGTCATTCTTCAGATATTTATCCCATTCCTCTTGGCCCTGCCATGATGGGGCCGCAGTTCCTCAGCCCGTGGTAGTTCCCCTTGAATCTCTCCCAGCAGAAtgcagccctccctctcccctggctccctccttcactccttcccAGCGACCTTGGCTCCCTGAGGCCTTCCTGTGGAACCCAGAGCCACCTTGGCCCAGCGGGCTGAGGACTGTGGCCTGGCTGGCTGGCCAGCGTGGTGCTCCTCAGGACTGTGGCGCTGAGATGTAACCTGGCCTCCGAGCAGGAACAGGGGCCCCAGCTGGGCAGGAAGCCCACCGCTCTCCACATAGGAACCACaaccgggggtggggggccctgccACGTGAGGTGTCTGAACCACCCTGTCAGACTAGCGGACCCGGCTGTGTCCGGCAGGCTCAGTGTGTCCTCAGGACTGTGACTGGGGGCAGCAGCTTGCTgcacacccctctccccttctcgAATGTACTCTGGTCTTACAGTGTGCTACCGGCTCTTTCTTGCCCGGCCATCACTCTGGATGTTCTTTGTGCCACACGTGGCTCTGGATCAGCTGAATCTTCTGCCCTGAGATCTGGGGAATAAAATGAGAGAAGCTTGAGAGACCGTCAGTGTGGATTCAAATGGCCATGCTTCTTTGGAATCAGTGTCCAGTGCTGAGCTGAGAAGCAGATGGATCCCAGTCTCCTCCACAGGCTGTAGACAGAGTGAGACTGGAGAACGGACATCATTGTTGAACTGTGGCTAGAAAGAGACCATCATGTTTCTTGTCCTTCTTTGGCCAGACCACCCAGGGATGTCTGGACAGACGCCCATGTGGATGGTGAAGACTGTGTCTGAGTGAGCTGCTGTGTGGGGTTCACTGTGATGCCAGAGTGTATCCCATGGTGACTCTCAGACTCTTCTAGACTCTTCTCTTAGGCAAGAAAGACTGCTGTGTGATACCTGAGCACAAAGCCAAGAGGCTAAATTAAGTCTTGTCTTGCTGTAAAGTCCGAGATTGTCTTTGGCAGATTTCCAGGGTGTGGCCAGCTCTCTCTGACCCTGGGTACCTGAGCAGGCAGACAAGGAGACCGGGCACCGAACACGCATGCCAAGGTGACTGGTCATCTCGTGAGGACCCAGACATGACCCTGTGGACCATTCCACATGATTTGGAACCCACTTTTTATTAGCTACCCATGCCTctggcctttctttctcttttcccctgtcCTCCTGACACTGATAGTTTGTCATATAAATTCCCctggttgtgtttttttttctagaaaaaagaattaaaaagcaaatcaaaacaaaaaaacagaaaccacagaTAAGAATGTAAATGCCAGTGGCTCCCTGTCATTTTTCTTGTCGCAGTTTTCCTGGTTtggtttcttcccttcctcttagagaaggagaaactgaggaggTATgaatgtaatttagaaaaaagttaGAAGGGGCCTGGATGTGTCTGCTCCACGCAAGGCATTTGCACCTCTACGATCCTAGGGCCTAGTCCTGACAGCTTCCACACCGAGGTCCTGAGGCTGGGAGCCAGAGATACCCCTCCCATGTCCTTGACTGTGACCCACCCAAGCCCTTTCCTCTATATCCCCTGAGCTGCAGAAGAGAGCGCTGCTTCTGAACGCCAGCCACTGCGTGGGAAGAGAGACGTCTTCAGGGCTGGGACTTGCAGAAGCAGCTGCACTTCCTTTTGAAGCCGTGGGGAATGATCCCTGACTTCCAGGGAGAGGTGTGAGAGGGGTAACCTGTGGGAGAGCGCTCCAGTGTCAGTGCTGCCGCTGCCCACGTCCCATCCATTCACACCTTCAGCCCACACCTCTCGCCCCCGTGTGTGTCACAGCTTAGGGCTCCCTTGGAGGAGCCGCCCAAGCGGGTGTTTTTTCCATTCCTGGGAAGAGTGCATGTTTGTCTCGGGAGTCGGGAATGTGTTCTCTCTCATTTCGTTTCATTTCAGACATTTATGAAAGGCACCTTGTGTACAAAGCTCCGTTTTGGCACCGTGAGAGAAACGTGATGACCTTCGGGGACCCTGTCTCCAAGGACTGTATATTCTTAGTTGGGGAGATGGACTTGTCCACGGGAAGGCAGAGTGAAGTAAGTGGTCTGCTGGACGGCTGGGAAAGGCGCTGTGCTGGGCGGGGGGGCTGTTTCTGACCTCGGTGGCTACGAGAGGCTTCCTGGATGGGGCAGCTTCATGTGAGCGGGTGTTTGGAAGTGAGGTTGGGGGGAGTCCTGCTGAGGGGACGGCAAGAACGGAAGCCCCGCTGGTGGCCAGGATGTGGTGACAGAAGAGGTTAGAAAAGCGAGGGCCCGTTTAAGGAACTAAAAGCCGTGGAAAGCCGTGGAATtttgaggagagaaaggagggcttATGTGACTGGTATCACTGAGAAGGTTCTGCCTGGTGTCAAGTGGGAGAGTCTGAGGGCATGGGCAGTGGGGGCGGGTGGGAGGGGTGTGGAGGCCTGGGACCTGAGGAGCAGGCCTGGCTGGCCCCCAGGGCCGGGTCTCAGCCGTGTGTCAGAGCAGGGAGCCCCAGAGCCCCAGTTCCCAGTTCCTGCTGACACATCACCTGATGGAAGGCGGAGCCAGCGGCGCAGGCCTCACACATGAGAAGGGGCAGGGTACGAAGGGGAGCAAGGAGGGAACCTCGGGGAACAGAGGAAGGGGCTGTTGTGTCTTGAGGGAGAGCAATTTTCTTAAGCTAACTAGAGAATCTTTTCAGCTGACATCTCGCCCACAGCTGTCCACACTCTCAGCCACTAAATTAATGGGTCACAAGGTTCTGTCCCCACAAAGGACCTTCCGATCCAGCTGTCAGGAAGGAGGAAACCTGAAGCCTTGAGacaggaaggcttcatggaggtgGAGACAATATGGTCCTGGAAGAATGGGCAGGCTTTTCTGAGAGAACAAGGTAGTCAGTGGGAAGGGACGGGCTTTAGGGAACATGGAGCTGGTGTTCCGAGCAGTGACGATACCCACAGGAGGAGGGTGATTAGGTGGGTGGCCCCAGCCTGTGAGGGTCTGGAATGCCAAAGTTACTGTCAGAACACTTACGGTTGTTACGGTGTGGAACTCTTTAACATAGAACCATCTTAACTAAAAGGAATTTATTGGTTCCCATAACTGAAAAGGTGACTTGGCTGGATCCAGGGACTCAAACAATGACGTGAAGACAtgatttctctctgtctctctgctctgcttGTGGGCTCATGCAGTCTCTTCTCAAAGGTGGTGAAgatggcccccagccccaggatcACACTAACTTCTTATTTAAGGACCGGATAAGTCTCTTTTGCCCAACTGAGATCACACCCCTTTCCCTAAACTGTAGCCAAGGACTTGGAGCTTTACCCTACAGCCCAGGATGAGGAGGGCTGGATTCAGAGCTGGTGCCGCCAGTGTTGGTTGGGATGTATGAGCACAAGGGTGAGGCCTACACTGAGCTTCTTGCTGGCCTGAGCCTCCAACATGGAGATGAGATGCCCGTAATGTCCCCTCAGCCTTCCTTCCAGTGCTGATGGGACATGAGGCCACTGACCAGCTCTGCTGTCTTGCAGAAGTACTGTGTGTCCTATCTTTGAACAGGGCTGGGCCTGAAATCGGACTTGCCTGCTTTGAAACAAGCAAACTGGGCCTTGATTCCACAGGCCCTGTCCTCGGGGATTGTCACTTCGCCTTCTCTCTTACACTTGCCCCTTTCTCCCAGCTCCATTCCAGGGCCCACCCAGCTTCTGACTTTCCCAACTTTGTTGTTTTGTACTCTGAGCTCAGTACTTTGCCTGAGTAGTGCTTGGCACTCCTGAAGACACAGCTTGCATGCATCCTGGTGGTTTTGGGGAACCGCCCACCTAATCCCAGTCCCACCCCTACATCACCCTCCTGAAGTCAGCCCaatgggatggggagggagcgGGCAGCAGCAGACGAGCAGAAGGCAGGGGGCTGATGCCACGTGCTACCATTTGGATACATTTTTGCATTAATTCCTCAGAACTCCTGAAATATCTTCTGATCTTGGAGCAGATACCTTCTTTAACACATGTTCAATATCTAACATATGTCCCTGTGGTGGGTTTCCTTTCCCCAACCTTCAACCTACGTACTTCAGAAAGATGTTAAGAAATTGGAGAGGGTCCAGGTAAGCATTCTAAGTGGATGAAGGTTGGAAGAAAAGTAAACAGTTCTAGAGAAAAGGATGGAGTAACAATCTGaaatttgtcaggagacagttaCCAAGATGTGTGACCTTTAAAGGCACTTCTcatgggagggtgtagctcaagtggtagagtgtttcttagcatccacaaggtcctgggttcaatccccagtacctcttctaaataaataaataagtaaacctaattactccccgccaaaaaaaaaaaaaaaatttgtaaaaggcACTTCTcttgggactcagtttcctcatctgtaaatgagggcTGAACTGGATGACTATAAAGTTCCTGCCATCCCTAATCTACAACTTCCTGTGAGGTTGGTGCCACCCTCCATTAAGTGGGATCAAGAAGGAATGACTCAATTTATTTTAAGCCTTTACAAAAcaacttcattttgaaaaactttatACTTGCTGAAAAGTTGCAAGAATGGGACAATGAATTCCCATATACCTTTTAGCTAGATTTACCAATTATTAACATTCtggtcacatttatttttattaagatagAATTCACGTACCATGAAATGCACCCTTGGGAAGTATAATTCGGTGGcttcttttgtatatatatagtttttcttattgaagtatagtcagtttacagtgttgtgtcagttgcTGGTGCACAGCACTTCAggcatacatgaacatacaaatattcat
The sequence above is a segment of the Camelus ferus isolate YT-003-E chromosome 28, BCGSAC_Cfer_1.0, whole genome shotgun sequence genome. Coding sequences within it:
- the TMEM127 gene encoding transmembrane protein 127 — encoded protein: MYAPGGAGLPGGRRRRSPGGSALPKQPERSLASALPGALSITALCTALAEPAWLHIHGGTCSRQELGVSDVLGYVHPDLLKDFCMNPQTVLLLRVIAAFCFLGILCSLSAFLLDVFGPKHPALKITRRYAFAHILTVLQCATVIGFSYWASELILAQQQQHKKYHGSQVYVTFAVSFYLVAGAGGASILATAANLLRHYPTEEEEQALELLSEMEENEPYPAEYEVINQFQPPPAYTP